Part of the Virgibacillus natechei genome is shown below.
ACCAGCAGCTTGAAGAACCAACTAATAATAATGTGGGATTTATTTACCCGGATCAAGCTGAAGGTGAAATGGGAGCTATTGCAAACGCTGCAGGTTTAGGAATGGTATCAGGTGGTCCTAATGAAGAGAATGCTCATGCATTTATAGACTGGATATTGGAAGAAGAAAACCAACTAGCATTTGTGGGTGAATCGCTGGAAGTTCCAATTAACCCGGATCTAGAACCACCATTTGAGGAAGCTGTTTCATTTAGTGAATTAAATGTGCAAGATATGCCATTGGAAGAGCTTGGGAATTATTTTGAGGATACACGAACAATTATTGAAGAATCAGGGTTAGATTTAGAATTAAGATAACGTGTTTTTTGATTGTGCAGGCTAACAGGCTGACATAGCCTATGCTAAAAAGCTAGCTGCGTTTTTCTATAGGAGAGGGCATATGAGACGTAACAGGGACAGTCGAAATAAACAACATGATCAACAGAATGCCAAGGTTGGAGGTGAAAAATCTCCAGCCATTCTTCGTTTTGTCAATCGGAAATGGATAGATATATGGAACGGTAATCCGCCTGGCACTATATTGTTATTTATTGGCTTACTTGTAGCTTTAATTATGTCTGTACCCGTAATTTATGTGGTATGGAGATCTATTGCTGCAGGTGCGGATAGTTGGACCCGTTTATTAGGGGACCGAATTCCTGAACTTCTTTGGAATACACTGTCACTTACCGCTGCTGTAACTTTCTTTGCCATTAGTATTGGTGTTTCGTTGGCTTGGGTTGTCGTGCGAACCGATTTGCCAGGGAAGAAATTTTGGCAATGGATGATGGCTTTACCGCTTGTTATTCCTCCGTACGTTGGTGCCGTTACCTACATTATTGTATTTGGACCGAGTGGTTGGGTAGCCGATATATGGGGGGAAGCAACGTGGCTGACTAGTATTCTAGGAGATTATCCTCTAAATATTTACTCTTTTTGGGGGGCTTTTTTGGTCTTAACGATGTTTACTTATCCCTATGTATTTTTAATTGCTAGTGCTTCATTACGAAAAATGAATCGGAACTTTGAGGAAGTAGCTAGATCTCAAGGCATGACGACATCTCAAGTTTTCTTCAAGGTAAATCTACCTTTATTAAGGCCGGCCATTGGAGCTGGCGCTATCCTTATTTCGCTTTACGTATTGTCAGACTTTGGCGCGGTTGCCATGTTGCGTTATGTGACCTTTACTTCTGCCATCTACTTTCAACAGGCAGGTTTTGATATTGAATCAGCATCGGTTCTTAGTTTAGTGCTTATATTATTAACGATATTTATTTTATGGATAGAAGCGTATACACGAAAGAAAAATAAATTTTATCAAACATCAAACACATTTAAAGAGCCAGAAACGTTACGATTAGGTAAATGGAAGCCATTGGCAGTGGTTTTTGTCGTTTCCATTTTTAGTGTGGCAGTCGTTCTTCCGATTGCTGTACTCGTTTATTGGACAGTCGTAGGTGCCACTATGGGAGTGATTGATGAGCGTTTCTTTGAATTTGCCTGGAACAGTATTAAGGTGTCTGGATTAGCGGCGATCTTATGTATGATTTTAGCTACTCCAATCATTTACTTGAAGTCACGCCATCCTTCCTTGATATCGCAAGCAATTGATAAATTAAGTTACGCAGGATATGCGCTGCCGGGTGTCATTGTTGCTTTAGGAATGGTATTCATCTTTAATAATCATATTCCAGCACTTTACAATACATTTTACATGATTGCGATCGCTTTTGTGGTCAGGTTCTTACCACAAGCCATGCAATCGGGAGAGGCTTCATTGAGCCTGGTGTCTCCAAGGATAGATGAAGCAGCAAGAAGTTTGGGCTATCCTGCTTGGAAAGTAATGATTAAGGTAATTATTCCAACAATCCTACCAGGAATATTAGCTGGTGGAGCACTCGTGTTTGTAAGCTCTATTAAAGAATTACCTGCTACGTTGATGCTAAGGCCGCCTGGTTTTGATACGCTTGCTGTCCGGGTGTATTATGAGGCTTCAGAGGCAATTTATCATCAAGCAGCACCTGGAGCTTTGTTAATCGTACTAGTGTCGATCATA
Proteins encoded:
- a CDS encoding ABC transporter permease codes for the protein MRRNRDSRNKQHDQQNAKVGGEKSPAILRFVNRKWIDIWNGNPPGTILLFIGLLVALIMSVPVIYVVWRSIAAGADSWTRLLGDRIPELLWNTLSLTAAVTFFAISIGVSLAWVVVRTDLPGKKFWQWMMALPLVIPPYVGAVTYIIVFGPSGWVADIWGEATWLTSILGDYPLNIYSFWGAFLVLTMFTYPYVFLIASASLRKMNRNFEEVARSQGMTTSQVFFKVNLPLLRPAIGAGAILISLYVLSDFGAVAMLRYVTFTSAIYFQQAGFDIESASVLSLVLILLTIFILWIEAYTRKKNKFYQTSNTFKEPETLRLGKWKPLAVVFVVSIFSVAVVLPIAVLVYWTVVGATMGVIDERFFEFAWNSIKVSGLAAILCMILATPIIYLKSRHPSLISQAIDKLSYAGYALPGVIVALGMVFIFNNHIPALYNTFYMIAIAFVVRFLPQAMQSGEASLSLVSPRIDEAARSLGYPAWKVMIKVIIPTILPGILAGGALVFVSSIKELPATLMLRPPGFDTLAVRVYYEASEAIYHQAAPGALLIVLVSIIPLHYLLRKY